A region from the Bradyrhizobium erythrophlei genome encodes:
- a CDS encoding YkgB family protein → MKQLNQLILYVSKTAPFRSGLDRHLIRAAMVFTFFAFSIQKWSQYTAEMLVPLIGHSPVVFWLLPAFGVRGAGFFLGTTETIFGSLIFLGYWSPRLGILGALGSIATFIGTTSIIPFLPDGWANEAGGFPIMTLPLGFLMKDVLFLAASFYLLKQDLTRAAELTRS, encoded by the coding sequence ATGAAACAGTTGAACCAGCTTATTCTTTATGTTTCGAAAACCGCCCCGTTTCGGAGCGGTCTTGACCGTCATTTGATTCGTGCTGCAATGGTTTTTACGTTCTTTGCCTTCAGCATCCAAAAGTGGAGTCAGTACACCGCGGAGATGCTAGTTCCCTTGATCGGCCATAGCCCCGTCGTCTTCTGGCTGCTCCCAGCCTTCGGTGTTCGCGGCGCGGGCTTCTTCCTCGGGACGACCGAAACGATCTTCGGCTCTCTCATTTTTCTTGGCTATTGGAGCCCGAGGCTTGGCATCCTGGGCGCACTTGGGTCGATCGCAACCTTCATCGGTACCACGAGCATTATTCCTTTTCTACCCGATGGCTGGGCCAATGAGGCGGGTGGATTTCCGATCATGACCTTGCCACTCGGCTTCTTGATGAAGGACGTTCTGTTCCTCGCCGCTTCATTTTATCTGCTCAAGCAGGATCTGACACGTGCGGCGGAGTTAACACGCAGTTGA
- the urtA gene encoding urea ABC transporter substrate-binding protein, with product MLRGVLPRLFGLWLASVVSAGHASEDTIEVGILHSLSGTMAISESVLEKTVLMLLQDQNKKGGLLARKLEPVIVDPASDPDMFAKDARELLSKKKVAVVFGCWTSTSRKAVLPIFERLNGLLFYPVQYEGEESSRNIFYTGAAPNQQAIPAVRYLMSREGGQVRRWVLLGTDYVYPRTTNRILSAYLAEKGVSPDDIMTIYTPFGNSDWRGIVDRIKAFGSEGKKTAVISTINGDANTYFYRELVAQHVDANEIPVMAFSIGERELRSVGIAPVGHLAAWNYFHAVNSPENKLFVKMWADFNEQGDVITNDPMEATFIGFRMWAQAVVQAGTTDVDAVRQAMYGQRIKAPSGFDVVMNSNHHLSKPVMIGKINSSATLDVIWQSINPVRAEPWSRYLPDSAKRTADWTFPWVCGGCIEPAFHDW from the coding sequence ATGCTACGAGGTGTCTTGCCAAGATTGTTCGGTTTGTGGCTGGCGTCCGTCGTTTCAGCAGGTCACGCAAGCGAAGACACCATCGAGGTCGGAATTCTGCATTCTTTGTCGGGTACCATGGCGATTAGCGAGTCGGTACTTGAGAAAACCGTTCTCATGTTGCTCCAAGATCAGAACAAAAAGGGCGGCCTGCTCGCACGGAAGTTGGAGCCGGTAATAGTTGACCCCGCGTCCGATCCGGACATGTTTGCAAAAGACGCGAGGGAATTGCTTTCGAAGAAAAAAGTCGCGGTTGTGTTCGGCTGCTGGACATCTACGTCCCGCAAAGCTGTTCTGCCGATCTTCGAACGGCTGAACGGCTTACTCTTCTACCCGGTGCAATACGAAGGCGAAGAGAGCTCACGAAACATTTTCTATACGGGAGCGGCGCCAAATCAGCAGGCAATTCCGGCTGTTCGATATCTAATGAGCAGGGAAGGAGGCCAGGTCCGCAGATGGGTTCTGCTTGGCACCGATTACGTCTATCCGCGCACGACCAACCGAATTCTGAGCGCGTATCTCGCCGAAAAGGGCGTATCGCCAGACGATATTATGACTATTTATACGCCATTCGGCAATTCCGATTGGCGGGGGATCGTCGACAGGATCAAAGCCTTTGGTTCGGAGGGAAAAAAGACCGCGGTGATATCAACCATTAACGGAGACGCTAATACGTACTTCTATAGGGAGCTCGTAGCCCAACATGTGGACGCCAATGAGATTCCAGTCATGGCGTTCTCCATTGGAGAGCGCGAATTGCGCAGCGTAGGCATTGCTCCCGTCGGGCATTTGGCGGCCTGGAACTACTTCCACGCGGTCAACTCACCAGAAAACAAACTGTTCGTGAAAATGTGGGCTGACTTCAACGAGCAAGGAGACGTAATCACAAATGACCCGATGGAAGCCACCTTTATTGGCTTCAGAATGTGGGCGCAAGCAGTTGTTCAAGCGGGCACTACCGATGTGGATGCGGTCCGGCAGGCCATGTACGGTCAGAGAATCAAGGCGCCGAGCGGCTTCGATGTTGTGATGAATTCCAATCATCATCTTTCCAAGCCGGTCATGATAGGCAAAATAAATTCTTCCGCGACTCTTGATGTCATTTGGCAGTCAATCAATCCGGTCCGGGCCGAGCCTTGGAGCAGGTATCTCCCCGACAGTGCAAAGCGTACGGCCGATTGGACCTTTCCTTGGGTCTGTGGGGGCTGCATTGAACCAGCATTCCATGACTGGTGA
- a CDS encoding adenylate/guanylate cyclase domain-containing protein, which produces MVTQEVQLKELVRPSGRLTLTFRASITLAVMAFIIALAALLIAIQVRALHWATKEAASAYMDATSTKASGRLQTEITAIASLVRVLATSPSVAGLKESAETGPAIALLKASLQELPQIDSICVGFENGAWLQVQRISDLNEEQRERLRATPHADIAISSIRPGPRGELPMRRIFEDQQGNDVGQLDLWKYGYDARKRPWYHDTIEADQSLVSLPYLSPSIGSPVIPISAPLRGKVPGVVAVNLKLDTFSDFVQTQRPGKHGIVLIFDSAGSLIAHPDFARLVAGAMTHPSQPQLPNIKEINSGVAAAALRGAHGREYYDGDIRDDDGNDYLFRLANFPLGEPHSASILLLGAQRDFAQDIRRLQFTGLILATIAAAAFIPAVWIFGSRMSLSLKALTAEAVKLQNLAEPASKPVVSRIREIHELGSAMSLAQRAVWSFAHFVPKKLVQRVIDNSIAVELGGVREEITILFSDVRDFTAIAESADPDALMHQMSRYFSALAEAFLAEGGTIDKFIGDAMMVFWNAPNPQPDHVERACRAAVAARLACEKLNSQFETEGLKPFFTRFGIHAGDAVVGNLGSTERMNYTALGNTVNLAARLEGLNKQFGTTILVSEGVYLRVCHCFQFRSIESVVAKGMTKATRIFELIGAST; this is translated from the coding sequence ATGGTGACCCAGGAGGTTCAACTCAAAGAGCTCGTGCGGCCAAGTGGTCGGTTGACGTTGACATTTCGGGCCTCAATCACCCTCGCGGTGATGGCGTTCATCATTGCTTTGGCAGCCCTGCTAATTGCTATTCAGGTCCGGGCTCTTCATTGGGCAACGAAGGAGGCTGCATCCGCCTATATGGACGCGACGAGCACGAAGGCATCGGGACGCCTTCAGACGGAGATAACCGCCATAGCGTCGTTGGTGCGTGTGCTGGCGACTAGTCCCAGCGTAGCCGGATTAAAAGAGAGTGCCGAGACCGGCCCGGCGATCGCCCTATTGAAGGCCTCATTGCAGGAACTACCCCAAATTGACAGCATCTGTGTCGGCTTTGAGAATGGCGCTTGGTTGCAGGTCCAGCGCATTAGTGACCTGAACGAGGAGCAGCGCGAGAGGTTACGCGCGACACCTCACGCTGACATTGCCATCAGTTCGATCCGCCCCGGCCCTCGGGGCGAACTGCCCATGCGACGCATTTTTGAGGACCAGCAGGGCAACGATGTCGGACAACTGGATCTATGGAAATATGGATACGACGCCCGTAAGCGGCCTTGGTATCACGACACGATCGAAGCCGACCAGTCGCTCGTCTCCTTGCCCTATCTTTCGCCTAGCATCGGCTCACCGGTGATTCCGATTAGCGCCCCACTGCGGGGGAAGGTGCCGGGCGTCGTTGCAGTCAATCTCAAGCTCGATACTTTCAGCGATTTCGTGCAAACGCAGCGGCCCGGAAAGCATGGCATCGTCTTGATCTTCGACTCTGCCGGTTCGCTCATCGCTCACCCCGATTTTGCACGACTCGTTGCCGGCGCGATGACACATCCGTCCCAACCGCAATTGCCCAACATCAAGGAGATCAACTCGGGGGTCGCAGCGGCTGCGTTGCGGGGAGCGCACGGCCGCGAGTATTACGATGGAGATATCCGTGACGACGACGGCAATGATTACCTGTTCAGGTTGGCAAATTTCCCTCTGGGCGAGCCGCACAGCGCGAGCATATTGTTGCTAGGAGCCCAAAGGGACTTTGCCCAGGATATTCGCAGGCTCCAGTTCACGGGACTAATACTTGCAACTATTGCTGCCGCTGCCTTTATTCCCGCCGTTTGGATATTTGGCAGCCGAATGTCTTTATCCCTGAAAGCTTTAACGGCTGAGGCCGTCAAGCTCCAAAATCTGGCTGAGCCTGCATCCAAACCGGTAGTATCACGTATCAGGGAAATTCACGAGCTAGGAAGTGCAATGAGCCTCGCGCAGCGCGCGGTATGGTCGTTCGCCCACTTTGTTCCCAAAAAACTCGTCCAGCGTGTCATCGATAACTCTATCGCTGTGGAGCTTGGCGGAGTCCGAGAGGAGATTACAATCCTGTTCAGCGACGTTCGGGATTTTACGGCCATCGCCGAGTCCGCCGATCCCGATGCTCTTATGCACCAAATGTCGCGCTATTTCTCGGCACTTGCGGAAGCGTTCCTCGCCGAAGGTGGAACAATCGACAAGTTCATCGGCGACGCGATGATGGTGTTCTGGAACGCACCCAATCCTCAGCCCGACCATGTTGAGCGAGCCTGCCGGGCGGCTGTTGCGGCCAGATTGGCTTGCGAAAAGCTCAATTCTCAGTTCGAAACTGAGGGTCTTAAGCCATTCTTCACACGGTTTGGCATTCACGCCGGGGATGCCGTGGTTGGAAACCTCGGCTCGACGGAGCGCATGAATTACACGGCTCTCGGGAATACGGTAAATCTCGCAGCGCGCCTCGAAGGTCTAAACAAGCAGTTTGGCACTACCATCCTCGTGAGTGAAGGCGTCTACCTGCGGGTTTGCCATTGCTTCCAGTTCAGATCCATCGAGTCAGTCGTCGCGAAGGGCATGACAAAGGCAACCCGCATTTTCGAGCTGATCGGGGCGTCGACGTGA